A window of Desulfocurvibacter africanus subsp. africanus DSM 2603 contains these coding sequences:
- a CDS encoding DUF2795 domain-containing protein: MTRGVGGHSPANVAKFLSGINFPAKKKDLVAHAKKNKADKGVIDELQNFPDQEYNSMADVMKGYGKEH; this comes from the coding sequence ATGACCAGAGGCGTTGGCGGCCATTCCCCGGCCAATGTGGCTAAGTTCCTGAGCGGCATCAATTTCCCGGCAAAGAAGAAAGATCTTGTCGCGCACGCCAAGAAAAACAAGGCGGACAAGGGCGTCATAGACGAGCTGCAGAACTTCCCGGATCAGGAGTACAACTCTATGGCCGATGTCATGAAAGGCTACGGCAAGGAGCATTAG
- a CDS encoding cytochrome ubiquinol oxidase subunit I → MEYPVWQVPYVNSGLLIAIIAVVHVFVAHFAVGGGLYLVLAERLGLRRDSRPILDYVRGHTKFFLLLTMVFGALTGVGIWFIISLVNPGATSVLVHSFVFAWAAEWTFFLGEIVALLVYHYTFGRMNPRDHQRVGWLYAAFAWLSLFAINGILGFMLTPGTWSSPADFWAGFFNPTFWPSLALRTCLALILAGLFGLLTATRIADADARQALEAFCSKFVAVPSLALPLTAWWYLEALPEPQMAMVLRQTADIAPFAKTFLFVMPLVFLGGMAFCRLRLPSSVARVLAVFLLVLGFAQIASFEWVREAGRRPWVIHGHMYSSGITVVQANSLQGSFLQAAKWSAHKTVTEDNALEAGRELYVLQCKSCHGLRGPMLDIARRAGPMPVLGLETQLAGQGKLRPYMPPFLGDAAERTALSRYITEVLRAR, encoded by the coding sequence GTGGAGTATCCCGTCTGGCAGGTGCCCTACGTCAACAGCGGCTTGCTCATCGCAATCATCGCCGTGGTGCACGTCTTCGTGGCCCATTTCGCCGTGGGCGGCGGCCTGTACCTGGTCCTGGCCGAGCGCCTGGGCCTGCGCCGTGACTCGCGGCCCATACTGGACTATGTGCGCGGCCACACCAAGTTCTTCCTGCTTCTGACCATGGTCTTCGGCGCGCTGACCGGCGTGGGCATCTGGTTCATCATCTCCCTGGTCAATCCAGGGGCCACGTCCGTGCTCGTGCACTCCTTCGTGTTCGCCTGGGCCGCGGAATGGACCTTCTTCCTGGGCGAGATCGTGGCCCTGCTCGTGTACCACTACACCTTTGGCCGCATGAATCCGCGCGACCATCAGCGCGTGGGCTGGCTCTATGCCGCTTTCGCCTGGCTGTCGCTCTTCGCCATCAACGGCATCCTGGGTTTCATGCTCACGCCCGGAACCTGGAGCAGCCCTGCGGATTTCTGGGCCGGCTTCTTCAATCCGACCTTCTGGCCTTCGCTGGCGCTACGCACCTGTCTGGCGCTCATCCTGGCCGGCCTGTTCGGCCTGCTAACGGCCACGCGCATCGCGGACGCGGACGCCCGCCAGGCCCTGGAAGCCTTCTGCTCCAAGTTCGTGGCCGTTCCCAGCCTGGCCTTGCCCCTGACAGCTTGGTGGTACCTGGAGGCCCTGCCCGAGCCCCAGATGGCCATGGTATTGCGCCAGACAGCGGACATCGCGCCTTTCGCCAAGACCTTCCTGTTCGTCATGCCCCTGGTGTTCCTGGGGGGAATGGCCTTCTGCCGCCTGCGTCTGCCTTCGTCCGTCGCGCGGGTTCTGGCCGTGTTCCTGCTCGTGCTGGGCTTCGCGCAGATCGCCAGTTTCGAATGGGTGCGCGAGGCCGGCCGCCGGCCCTGGGTCATCCACGGCCACATGTACTCGAGCGGCATCACCGTGGTGCAGGCCAACTCTCTGCAAGGCAGCTTCTTGCAAGCCGCCAAATGGAGCGCGCACAAGACCGTGACCGAGGACAACGCCCTGGAAGCCGGCCGCGAGCTGTACGTGCTGCAATGCAAGTCCTGCCACGGCCTGCGCGGACCCATGCTCGACATAGCCCGCCGGGCCGGGCCCATGCCGGTGCTCGGCCTGGAGACCCAGCTCGCAGGCCAGGGCAAGCTGCGGCCCTACATGCCACCGTTCCTGGGCGACGCGGCCGAACGCACGGCCCTGAGCCGCTACATCACGGAAGTCCTGCGGGCCCGCTAG
- a CDS encoding UbiD family decarboxylase, which translates to MGYRNLSECMCDLEAKGWLRRVDVEIDARLEAGVIQRRAYHTGGPALLFTRVKGCRFPMLANLFGTLERTRYIFRDALPMVERLMKAKADPAGALKEALRKPWLYAGAPKALYNALPRKVRSGPVLAHEARVSELPQLVSWPMDGGSYVTLPQVYSESLAKPGFGGSNLGMYRVQLSGKAYEPDREVGLHYQIHRGIGHHHGEAIAAGRPLPVNVFVGGPPSMTLAAVMPLPEGIAELLFAGALGGRRVDMIDGSRSPNGLPILAQADFCICGVVERGEKPEGPFGDHLGYYSLAHDFPVLKVRKVFHRPGAVWPFTTVGRPPQEDTVFGTFIHELTAALVPTVFAGVHEVHAVDAAGVHPLLLAIGSERYVPFAAERQPQELLTNAMSLLGNTQTALSKYVLMAAKEDNPPSTHDMPGFIRHLLERMDLARDFHFITRTTMDTLDYSGISLNQGSKLVLAACGPKKRELARELPQGFSLPEGFRDGRVFAPGIVVLSAPKHDRGRDEHDPRMEALAKHLEGVGGLEGFPWVVACDDAAFTARDWDNFLWVTFTRSDPATDIYGAGGFIHCKHWGCKGPAVIDARLKTYQAPPLEPDPQVEKRVDALGAPGGPLHGLV; encoded by the coding sequence ATGGGCTACCGTAATCTGTCCGAATGCATGTGCGACCTGGAGGCCAAGGGCTGGCTTCGGCGCGTGGACGTGGAAATCGACGCCAGGCTGGAGGCCGGCGTGATCCAGCGTCGGGCCTACCACACGGGTGGGCCGGCGCTGCTGTTCACGCGCGTCAAGGGCTGCCGTTTCCCCATGTTGGCCAACCTGTTCGGCACGCTGGAGCGCACCCGCTACATCTTCCGCGACGCCCTGCCCATGGTCGAGCGGCTCATGAAGGCCAAGGCCGATCCGGCCGGAGCGCTCAAGGAGGCCCTGCGCAAGCCCTGGCTCTATGCGGGCGCGCCCAAGGCGCTGTATAACGCCCTGCCCCGCAAGGTTCGGTCCGGGCCGGTGCTGGCGCACGAGGCGCGCGTGTCCGAGCTGCCGCAGCTCGTGTCCTGGCCCATGGACGGCGGCTCGTACGTGACCCTGCCGCAGGTCTACTCCGAGAGCCTGGCCAAGCCGGGTTTCGGCGGCTCCAACCTGGGCATGTACCGGGTGCAGCTTTCCGGCAAAGCCTACGAGCCCGACCGCGAAGTCGGCTTGCACTACCAGATCCATCGCGGCATCGGCCATCATCATGGCGAGGCCATTGCCGCGGGCAGGCCCCTGCCCGTGAACGTGTTCGTGGGCGGCCCGCCGTCCATGACCCTGGCCGCGGTCATGCCGCTGCCCGAGGGCATCGCGGAGCTGCTCTTCGCCGGGGCCTTGGGCGGCCGGCGCGTTGACATGATCGACGGCTCGCGTTCGCCCAACGGTCTGCCGATCCTCGCCCAGGCCGACTTCTGCATCTGCGGCGTGGTGGAGCGCGGCGAAAAGCCCGAAGGCCCCTTCGGCGACCATCTGGGCTACTACAGCCTGGCCCACGACTTCCCGGTGCTCAAGGTCCGCAAGGTCTTCCATCGTCCGGGCGCGGTCTGGCCGTTCACCACGGTCGGTCGTCCGCCGCAGGAAGACACGGTCTTCGGGACCTTCATCCACGAGCTGACCGCCGCGCTGGTGCCCACGGTCTTCGCGGGCGTGCACGAGGTGCACGCCGTGGACGCCGCGGGCGTGCACCCGCTGCTGCTGGCCATCGGCAGCGAGCGCTACGTGCCCTTCGCGGCCGAGCGCCAGCCGCAGGAGCTGCTGACCAACGCCATGAGCCTGCTCGGCAACACGCAGACCGCCCTGTCCAAGTACGTGCTCATGGCCGCCAAGGAGGACAACCCGCCCTCCACGCACGACATGCCCGGTTTCATCCGGCACCTGCTGGAACGCATGGACCTTGCCCGCGACTTCCACTTCATCACGCGCACGACCATGGACACGCTGGACTACTCGGGCATCAGTCTGAACCAGGGCTCCAAGCTCGTGCTGGCCGCCTGCGGCCCCAAGAAGCGTGAGCTGGCCCGTGAGCTGCCGCAAGGCTTCTCGCTGCCCGAAGGCTTCCGCGACGGACGGGTCTTCGCGCCTGGTATCGTGGTGCTGAGCGCGCCGAAGCACGACCGGGGCCGCGACGAGCACGACCCGCGCATGGAGGCCTTGGCCAAGCACCTGGAAGGCGTGGGAGGATTGGAGGGATTTCCCTGGGTCGTGGCCTGCGACGACGCAGCGTTCACGGCCAGGGATTGGGATAATTTCCTGTGGGTGACCTTCACCCGCTCGGACCCGGCGACAGATATCTATGGAGCCGGCGGATTCATCCATTGCAAGCACTGGGGCTGCAAGGGCCCCGCGGTCATCGATGCCCGCCTCAAGACCTATCAGGCCCCGCCGCTTGAGCCGGACCCACAGGTCGAGAAGCGCGTGGACGCCCTCGGCGCGCCCGGCGGCCCGCTGCACGGACTCGTGTAA
- the rfbA gene encoding glucose-1-phosphate thymidylyltransferase RfbA: MRYTAHPNATSWKGIILAGGSGTRLYPLTLAASKQLMPVYDKPMIYYPLSVLMMAGIKDILVISTPTDLPRFQALLGGGEQFGVRLDYLEQPRPEGIAQAFILGEEFIAGSPVSLILGDNIFFGHGMSNYLTNAVGREQGATVFGYHVTDPQRYGVVAFDKQRRVVDIEEKPKTPKSNYAVTGLYFYDNEVVSIAKDMKPSARGELEITDVNTEYLRRDALHVELLGRGVAWLDTGTHDSLLSASTFVQAVESRQGLKICCPEEIAFRMGFIDADHLREVAKPLCKSGYGEYLLRLLSEEIG; this comes from the coding sequence GTGCGTTACACCGCCCATCCCAACGCCACCAGCTGGAAAGGCATCATCCTCGCGGGTGGATCGGGCACCAGGCTCTATCCGCTGACCCTGGCCGCCAGCAAGCAGCTCATGCCAGTGTATGACAAGCCAATGATCTATTATCCGCTGTCGGTGCTCATGATGGCGGGCATCAAGGATATTCTGGTCATTTCCACGCCCACGGATCTGCCGCGCTTCCAGGCCCTGCTCGGCGGCGGCGAGCAGTTCGGCGTGCGCCTCGATTACCTGGAGCAGCCGCGCCCGGAGGGCATCGCCCAAGCCTTCATCCTGGGCGAGGAGTTCATCGCGGGCTCGCCGGTGAGCCTTATCCTGGGCGACAACATCTTTTTCGGCCACGGAATGTCGAACTACCTGACCAACGCCGTGGGCCGCGAGCAGGGAGCCACGGTCTTCGGCTATCACGTCACCGACCCCCAGCGCTACGGCGTGGTGGCCTTCGACAAGCAGCGCCGGGTCGTGGACATCGAGGAGAAGCCCAAGACGCCCAAGTCCAATTATGCCGTGACCGGACTATATTTTTACGACAACGAAGTCGTGTCCATCGCCAAGGACATGAAGCCCTCGGCGCGCGGCGAGTTGGAGATCACCGACGTGAACACCGAATATCTGCGCCGGGACGCATTGCATGTGGAACTGCTGGGCCGAGGCGTGGCTTGGCTGGATACCGGCACTCACGATTCGCTCCTGTCCGCCTCGACCTTCGTGCAGGCAGTCGAATCACGTCAGGGCCTTAAAATCTGCTGCCCGGAGGAGATCGCCTTCCGCATGGGCTTCATCGACGCCGACCACCTGCGCGAAGTGGCCAAGCCCCTGTGCAAGTCGGGGTATGGCGAGTATCTACTGCGGCTGCTGAGCGAGGAGATCGGGTAA
- a CDS encoding DUF4823 domain-containing protein — MKTCFRSLLVLCLVLSLGCATSLVVSDTNQRLPANAPVYVAVDADGGSGDRIHEGSGLLAAVAVAKALEPYTSSRLMGLNRESRDEALASARRANAAYLFVPRIVSWEDRTTLSARPQSAELVVSVIEVESGNSVVSAQIAGKSQAFLSTGTPQEQLATPLSDWADQLFAR; from the coding sequence ATGAAAACCTGCTTCCGTTCCCTGCTCGTCCTATGCCTTGTCCTGTCCCTCGGCTGCGCAACATCGTTGGTCGTGAGCGACACCAACCAACGCCTGCCCGCCAATGCGCCGGTCTATGTCGCCGTGGATGCTGACGGCGGCAGCGGAGACAGGATCCATGAAGGTTCCGGCCTGCTGGCCGCCGTGGCCGTGGCCAAGGCTCTGGAGCCCTACACGAGCTCCCGCCTCATGGGCCTGAACCGCGAGTCGCGCGACGAAGCCCTGGCCTCGGCGCGCCGGGCCAACGCAGCCTATCTATTCGTCCCGCGCATCGTGAGTTGGGAGGACCGCACAACGCTTTCGGCCAGGCCACAGTCCGCCGAACTGGTCGTATCCGTGATCGAGGTGGAGTCCGGCAACAGCGTGGTCAGCGCCCAGATCGCGGGCAAGAGCCAAGCCTTTCTCAGCACCGGCACGCCGCAGGAGCAGCTCGCTACGCCGCTCTCCGACTGGGCTGATCAGCTCTTCGCAAGATAG
- a CDS encoding PAS domain-containing hybrid sensor histidine kinase/response regulator: MTGQHVSCPATLAALRRKAELLLARLEAGLSGPDHLVLRELLRELEAYEAGLQRQDLRLAQIQGELEASRDLYSRLHDFAPIGFFSFDRSGTILQANLAGADLLGVQREYLLGRSFTAFVAEEDQSAFLAHGEAAFASSATAATARCELRLSPRGGGVRHVQIASAVMPDRPDALGLSSRDGRFCLSAVQDITARVQADRALKDSEEKYRGIFENAPLGIFRATRQQSYTSVNPAFARMHGYESPAQLLAETGDAACRYCADPAERQRFLDRVDSQGLVANQESCRLRRDGTKFWALTTLKAAGTPQEPYYEGFVADISQRKAAEEALRRSETRFRSLFETAGSLIVLLDVNLRILEFNRKAEQVTGYARSDVLGQEFSTLFAPEAREELGARLLSVIGHRRERDLEQVVRGRDGRISVILWNMTHLEGSPESLNGVIAVGQDITAQKMAEKQLRLNQARLEALLSLFQVEDRQARDMAEYVLGQAVDLTGSEAGRILLATGEEDLDIVTTGLPGRECPVTKQAHDLSALSGVWSIAARSKRPLVINDYARRSRRRPLPEGHPPLRRLLIAPVLDSGRVVAMAAVANKPAPYDQLDAKQLMLLLEGLWAHVKRKQATLEILQAKEQAEAASRAKSEFLANMSHEIRTPISGILGMADVLLTTRLEDRQAQYIALLKDSANALLIIINDILDLSKIEARKLKLEPELFNLDAALRAVVDPFVLQTVKKGLGLEVHLDPGLPPKLHGDPIRLGQILTNLLSNALKFTSRGGVTLRVVPVQVSGVDCELRFEVQDTGLGIPSDKQDRLFRSFSQLDSSYAKQYCGTGLGLAISKNFVEMMGGRIWVESIEGQGSLFAFTAKFGLPDSGAQAAENRREEALALDHMPTLNILLAEDNRINQEFLVHMLGAAGHRSRVAANGREALQALAEETFDLVLMDVQMPEMDGLETTRRIREHDGRLFDPAIPIIAVTAYAMKGDQERFLAAGMDGYVSKPVDFGLLSRVMARVLFFHDPVVESASTEALDLPARDGLPAKAAKTLDVETALGRLRGDRELYAMLLETFLQDAARQVETAAAAMDGGDLETACIAAHSLKGAAGTVGADALCEQALALEQTARKGRVDECVRRLSLLRQALDRLAQDVAAFLS; encoded by the coding sequence ATGACCGGACAACACGTATCTTGCCCCGCAACCCTGGCCGCCCTGCGCCGCAAGGCCGAGCTGTTGCTCGCCAGGCTGGAGGCCGGCCTATCGGGTCCGGATCATCTTGTCCTGCGCGAGTTGCTGCGGGAGCTGGAGGCCTACGAGGCCGGGCTGCAGAGGCAGGACCTGCGGCTGGCCCAGATCCAGGGCGAGCTGGAGGCCTCCCGCGACCTGTATTCCCGCCTGCACGATTTCGCGCCCATCGGTTTTTTTTCCTTTGACCGCTCCGGGACCATACTGCAGGCGAATCTCGCCGGAGCGGATCTGCTCGGCGTGCAGCGCGAGTACCTGCTGGGCAGGTCTTTCACGGCTTTCGTGGCTGAGGAGGACCAGAGCGCCTTTCTCGCTCATGGCGAGGCAGCCTTTGCATCCTCGGCAACGGCGGCAACGGCGCGTTGCGAGTTGCGCCTGTCGCCGCGCGGGGGCGGCGTGCGCCATGTGCAGATCGCGAGCGCGGTCATGCCCGACCGGCCGGATGCGCTCGGCTTGTCCAGCCGGGATGGGCGATTCTGCCTTTCGGCCGTGCAGGATATCACCGCCCGCGTACAGGCCGACAGGGCGCTCAAGGATTCGGAAGAGAAGTATCGGGGCATCTTCGAGAACGCTCCCTTGGGCATCTTCCGAGCCACGCGCCAGCAAAGCTACACGAGCGTCAACCCGGCCTTCGCCCGCATGCACGGTTATGAAAGCCCGGCGCAGTTGCTGGCTGAGACCGGGGATGCCGCATGCCGTTATTGCGCCGACCCGGCCGAGCGACAAAGGTTTCTGGACCGGGTGGACAGCCAGGGCCTGGTAGCCAATCAGGAATCCTGCCGCCTGCGCCGCGACGGCACCAAATTTTGGGCTCTGACCACCCTCAAGGCCGCCGGCACGCCTCAGGAGCCGTACTATGAAGGTTTCGTGGCGGACATCTCCCAGCGCAAGGCCGCTGAAGAGGCCCTGCGCCGCAGTGAAACCCGCTTCCGCTCCCTGTTCGAAACCGCGGGCAGTCTCATCGTGCTCTTGGACGTGAACCTGCGCATCCTGGAGTTCAACCGCAAGGCCGAGCAGGTTACGGGCTATGCCAGGTCCGACGTGCTGGGCCAGGAGTTCTCGACCCTCTTCGCGCCCGAGGCCCGGGAGGAGCTGGGCGCGCGACTTCTGTCCGTCATCGGCCACCGGCGGGAACGGGATCTGGAGCAGGTCGTACGAGGCCGGGACGGCCGGATAAGCGTGATCCTGTGGAACATGACCCACCTGGAAGGCAGCCCGGAGAGCCTGAACGGAGTCATCGCCGTGGGCCAGGACATCACGGCCCAGAAAATGGCCGAGAAACAGCTGCGGCTCAACCAGGCGCGGCTGGAGGCGCTTCTGAGCCTGTTCCAGGTCGAGGACCGCCAGGCCAGGGACATGGCGGAGTACGTCCTGGGACAGGCCGTCGATCTGACGGGCAGCGAGGCGGGTCGAATCCTGCTCGCCACGGGCGAGGAAGATCTGGATATCGTGACCACGGGCCTGCCGGGCCGAGAATGTCCCGTGACGAAACAGGCGCACGACCTTTCCGCGCTCTCGGGCGTGTGGAGCATCGCCGCGCGGTCCAAACGGCCGTTGGTGATCAACGACTATGCGCGGCGCAGCCGCCGGCGTCCCCTGCCGGAAGGCCATCCGCCCCTGCGGCGCCTGCTCATCGCGCCGGTGCTGGACAGCGGCCGGGTAGTGGCCATGGCAGCCGTTGCCAACAAGCCCGCGCCCTACGACCAGCTGGACGCCAAGCAGCTCATGCTCCTGCTCGAAGGTCTGTGGGCGCACGTCAAGCGCAAGCAAGCCACCCTGGAAATCCTGCAGGCCAAGGAGCAGGCCGAGGCGGCCAGCCGGGCCAAGAGCGAGTTCCTGGCCAACATGAGCCATGAGATCCGCACGCCCATTTCCGGCATCCTGGGCATGGCCGATGTTCTGCTGACCACTCGCCTGGAAGATCGTCAGGCCCAGTACATCGCGCTGCTCAAGGATTCCGCCAACGCGTTGCTGATCATCATCAACGACATTCTGGACCTGTCCAAGATCGAGGCGCGCAAGCTCAAGCTTGAGCCCGAGCTATTCAACCTGGACGCCGCCCTGCGTGCCGTGGTCGATCCCTTCGTCCTGCAGACCGTCAAGAAGGGCCTTGGCCTGGAGGTCCATCTGGACCCCGGCTTGCCGCCGAAGCTTCACGGCGATCCCATCCGTCTGGGGCAGATTCTGACCAACCTCCTGTCCAATGCGCTGAAGTTCACCAGCCGGGGAGGCGTGACCCTGCGCGTAGTCCCGGTGCAGGTAAGCGGCGTTGACTGTGAGTTGCGCTTCGAGGTTCAGGATACGGGCTTGGGCATTCCGTCCGACAAGCAGGACCGGCTGTTCCGCAGCTTCAGTCAGTTGGACAGCTCCTATGCCAAGCAGTATTGCGGCACGGGGCTCGGCTTGGCCATCTCCAAGAATTTCGTGGAGATGATGGGCGGACGCATCTGGGTCGAGAGCATCGAGGGTCAAGGCAGCCTCTTCGCCTTCACCGCCAAGTTCGGTCTGCCGGACAGCGGGGCGCAAGCCGCCGAAAACCGGCGCGAGGAAGCTCTGGCGCTGGATCATATGCCGACCCTGAACATCCTGCTTGCCGAGGACAACCGGATCAACCAGGAGTTCCTGGTGCACATGCTGGGCGCGGCCGGTCATCGCTCGCGCGTGGCCGCCAACGGCCGTGAGGCCCTGCAGGCCCTGGCCGAGGAAACTTTCGACCTGGTGCTCATGGACGTGCAGATGCCAGAGATGGACGGCCTGGAGACCACCAGGCGCATCCGCGAGCACGATGGCAGACTGTTCGATCCGGCCATCCCCATCATAGCAGTCACGGCCTACGCCATGAAGGGCGACCAGGAACGCTTCCTGGCCGCGGGCATGGATGGTTACGTGTCCAAGCCCGTGGACTTCGGCCTATTGTCCAGGGTCATGGCCAGGGTGCTTTTCTTCCATGATCCCGTAGTGGAATCCGCTTCCACGGAAGCCCTCGATCTTCCGGCGCGGGATGGACTCCCTGCCAAGGCGGCCAAGACCCTGGACGTGGAAACGGCCCTGGGGCGCCTGCGCGGAGACCGCGAGCTGTACGCGATGCTTCTGGAAACTTTTTTGCAAGATGCCGCCCGACAGGTCGAAACTGCCGCGGCTGCCATGGATGGCGGCGACCTGGAGACCGCGTGCATCGCGGCCCATTCCCTCAAGGGAGCGGCCGGCACCGTGGGGGCGGATGCCTTGTGCGAGCAGGCCCTGGCCTTGGAGCAAACGGCCAGGAAAGGCCGGGTTGACGAGTGCGTCCGTCGGCTTTCCCTGCTGCGCCAGGCGCTGGACAGACTCGCGCAGGATGTGGCCGCGTTCCTGTCCTGA
- a CDS encoding cytochrome c — protein sequence MSFDNKRFPKLALSAWLAAAVLLLGFLAAQAVMPTEQARAPKATADQEPAPYVIKELPTTIPAFDAEQSEYVLLAWNNLGMHCISDSDPWWILLPPANDLHAQLVRRGPSPEIVTEGVELTYRVESGFETPSAHSRFWEFSKSLLGKALPNDAGISGNSLSGAMRLDAERRAFAAELVPVVPYPDDGSFNPYPIFHIEARDAASGELLAATSMVAPTSTEMGCRNCHGGDWKVQDVAGFSEQTSREVLRVHDRNTGTDLLTRAERGEPRLCQSCHADPVLNTQGQPERLNFPAAIHGWHANYIQGRGAKACGFCHPSAPTSATRCLRGLHDAKGLDCTSCHGTLEDHALSLLKKEQELGKERAATLMANIIPRMVASSEDIVGRTPWLMEPDCASCHDFEVKPERGVATSFNKWTSDEPGELYRLRSDDAGAIMCEACHGSTHALYPASNPYGRDRDNIQPMQYQGLARTIGARGNCAVCHVVDMDPESSIHHPLVEQADS from the coding sequence ATGAGCTTCGACAACAAGCGATTCCCCAAGCTCGCCCTGAGTGCCTGGTTGGCCGCCGCCGTGCTGCTGCTCGGCTTCCTGGCCGCCCAGGCCGTCATGCCCACGGAGCAGGCCCGCGCGCCCAAGGCTACAGCCGACCAGGAGCCTGCGCCCTACGTGATCAAGGAACTGCCCACGACCATTCCGGCCTTTGACGCCGAGCAGAGCGAATACGTGCTGCTGGCCTGGAACAACCTGGGCATGCACTGCATTTCCGACAGCGACCCGTGGTGGATCCTGCTGCCGCCGGCCAACGACCTGCACGCCCAACTCGTGCGGCGCGGGCCCTCGCCCGAGATCGTCACCGAGGGTGTGGAGTTGACCTACCGCGTGGAGTCCGGCTTCGAGACACCCTCGGCCCACTCGCGCTTCTGGGAGTTCTCCAAATCCCTGCTGGGCAAGGCCCTGCCCAATGACGCGGGCATATCCGGCAACAGCCTGTCAGGCGCCATGCGCCTGGACGCCGAACGCCGGGCCTTCGCGGCCGAGCTGGTGCCGGTGGTGCCCTACCCGGACGACGGGAGCTTCAATCCCTATCCCATCTTCCACATCGAAGCCCGCGACGCTGCCAGCGGCGAGCTGCTGGCAGCAACGAGCATGGTCGCGCCGACCTCCACGGAAATGGGCTGCCGCAACTGTCATGGCGGCGACTGGAAGGTCCAGGACGTGGCCGGCTTCAGCGAGCAGACCTCCAGGGAGGTCCTGCGCGTGCACGACCGCAACACCGGCACGGACCTGCTGACACGCGCCGAGCGGGGCGAGCCGCGGCTTTGCCAGTCCTGCCACGCCGATCCGGTCCTCAACACTCAGGGCCAGCCCGAACGTCTGAACTTCCCGGCGGCCATCCACGGCTGGCACGCCAACTATATCCAGGGACGTGGGGCCAAAGCCTGCGGCTTCTGCCACCCCAGCGCGCCCACCAGCGCCACGCGCTGCCTGCGCGGCCTGCACGACGCCAAGGGCCTGGACTGCACGAGCTGCCACGGCACCCTGGAAGACCACGCCCTAAGTCTGCTCAAGAAGGAGCAGGAGCTGGGCAAGGAGCGCGCCGCGACGCTCATGGCCAACATCATCCCGCGCATGGTCGCCTCCAGCGAAGACATCGTGGGCCGTACGCCTTGGCTCATGGAGCCCGATTGCGCGAGCTGCCACGACTTCGAGGTCAAGCCCGAGCGCGGCGTGGCCACCTCCTTCAACAAGTGGACCTCGGACGAGCCGGGCGAGCTCTACCGCCTGCGCAGCGATGACGCGGGGGCCATCATGTGCGAGGCCTGCCACGGCAGCACCCACGCCCTATACCCGGCGAGCAACCCTTACGGCCGCGACCGCGACAACATCCAGCCCATGCAGTACCAGGGCCTGGCCAGAACCATCGGCGCGCGCGGCAACTGCGCCGTGTGCCACGTGGTGGACATGGACCCCGAGTCCTCCATCCACCACCCGCTGGTCGAGCAGGCAGACAGCTAA
- a CDS encoding tetratricopeptide repeat protein: protein MKLRKNESGPLKGVYSTPFEAKGKDGGKVLRKIYWGVWEAGVDVYEIQPLNQNMVPIGQRQRIAASAFSSQFTPEPDFFIKRPAAGVSDMAAPFTPVTPDALGAQTVAKHAESDAAQESRAVFEAVSREMEALQSEGRAQLRRGETAKAVDTFRRILALQGPFEPEHKVVFNGCGIDMRKAKQFEEAISFYKKAMEVDQADENLYHNIARALYDKGDLGLALEYLRLGLSMNPDFKQAKLFVRHIEKTRKASELVNVDKPVHKDAAKKVYRF from the coding sequence ATGAAGCTGCGCAAGAATGAGAGCGGCCCGCTCAAGGGCGTCTATTCCACGCCATTCGAAGCCAAAGGCAAGGACGGCGGCAAAGTGCTGCGCAAAATATACTGGGGCGTGTGGGAGGCCGGCGTCGATGTCTACGAGATCCAGCCGCTGAACCAGAACATGGTGCCCATCGGCCAGCGCCAGCGTATCGCCGCATCCGCGTTTTCGAGCCAGTTCACGCCCGAGCCGGATTTCTTCATCAAGCGCCCTGCGGCGGGCGTGTCCGATATGGCCGCTCCTTTTACGCCCGTTACGCCCGATGCGCTCGGTGCGCAAACAGTGGCGAAACACGCCGAGTCCGACGCTGCCCAGGAGTCCAGGGCGGTTTTCGAGGCCGTATCGCGCGAGATGGAGGCCCTCCAGTCCGAGGGTCGCGCTCAGCTCCGGCGCGGCGAGACGGCCAAGGCCGTGGATACCTTCCGTCGCATCCTGGCCCTGCAGGGCCCCTTCGAACCCGAGCACAAGGTCGTGTTCAACGGCTGCGGCATCGACATGCGCAAGGCCAAGCAGTTCGAGGAAGCCATCTCCTTCTACAAGAAGGCCATGGAGGTGGATCAGGCCGACGAGAACCTGTATCACAACATAGCCCGGGCCTTGTACGACAAGGGCGATCTGGGCTTGGCCCTGGAATACCTGCGCCTGGGATTGTCCATGAACCCCGATTTCAAGCAAGCCAAACTCTTCGTGCGGCACATCGAGAAGACGCGCAAGGCGAGCGAGCTCGTGAATGTGGACAAGCCAGTCCACAAGGACGCCGCCAAGAAGGTGTATCGCTTCTGA
- a CDS encoding TMEM165/GDT1 family protein, producing the protein MDWKLFATTFGALFVAELGDKTQLACMLMTAKSGKPWTVFVASALALTLVSLLGVMVANVVCQYVSPEIIKKVAAVGFVTIGVLIFFDKF; encoded by the coding sequence ATGGACTGGAAACTTTTCGCCACCACCTTTGGAGCCTTGTTCGTGGCCGAACTGGGCGACAAGACGCAGCTGGCCTGCATGCTCATGACCGCCAAGAGCGGCAAGCCTTGGACCGTTTTCGTGGCCTCGGCCCTGGCGCTGACGCTGGTCAGCTTGCTGGGTGTGATGGTGGCCAACGTGGTCTGTCAGTACGTCTCCCCGGAGATCATCAAGAAGGTCGCGGCCGTGGGTTTCGTGACCATCGGCGTGCTGATTTTTTTCGACAAGTTCTAG